One Gloeobacter morelensis MG652769 DNA window includes the following coding sequences:
- a CDS encoding LysR family transcriptional regulator has product MELRHLKYFLAVAEELHFSRAAEKLHMAQPPLSQQIRVLEAELGVQLFERTRRKVQLTEAGRVFFEEGQRAMAHLEQAVRSTQRAARGESGRLAVGFNSSAAYSVLPAILRAYRQRFAEVELVLRELTTDRQLSELRDGRIDVGFLYLPVEDPALRCEPLLSEPLVVAVGEFHPLAGERSLGLEAVADEPLIINPRADGRRFYDLVTGIFEQAGFKPRIAQEAVLTQTIVSLVAGGVGIALLPASARQFQRAGVVYRPLSEQTPPLEVAVAWRAEPPAVVREFVRVAREIVTAALAAGQSV; this is encoded by the coding sequence ATGGAACTCCGACATCTGAAATATTTCCTGGCAGTCGCAGAGGAACTGCATTTCAGCCGAGCCGCCGAGAAGCTGCACATGGCCCAACCGCCCTTGAGTCAGCAAATCCGGGTGCTAGAAGCGGAACTGGGGGTGCAGTTGTTCGAGCGCACCCGCCGCAAGGTGCAGTTGACCGAGGCTGGGCGGGTGTTCTTTGAGGAGGGACAAAGGGCGATGGCCCACCTGGAGCAGGCGGTGAGATCAACGCAACGAGCGGCCCGCGGCGAGAGCGGTCGGCTTGCGGTCGGCTTCAACAGTTCTGCAGCCTACAGCGTGCTGCCCGCGATTTTGCGCGCCTACCGGCAACGCTTCGCAGAAGTCGAGCTGGTGTTGCGCGAGTTGACCACCGACCGGCAACTATCGGAGCTGCGCGACGGGCGGATTGACGTTGGTTTTCTCTATCTGCCCGTCGAAGATCCTGCCCTGCGCTGCGAACCGCTGTTGAGCGAACCGCTGGTGGTTGCTGTGGGCGAATTTCATCCGTTGGCGGGTGAGCGGAGCCTGGGGCTGGAAGCTGTGGCGGATGAGCCGCTGATTATCAACCCGCGCGCGGACGGTCGCCGCTTTTACGATCTGGTGACGGGGATTTTTGAGCAGGCGGGGTTCAAGCCGCGCATCGCCCAGGAGGCGGTGCTCACCCAGACGATCGTGAGCCTGGTGGCGGGTGGTGTCGGCATTGCCCTGCTGCCCGCCTCCGCGCGCCAGTTTCAGCGAGCGGGGGTCGTCTACAGACCGCTTAGTGAGCAGACCCCCCCTCTGGAGGTGGCCGTCGCCTGGCGGGCGGAGCCCCCGGCAGTGGTGCGCGAGTTCGTGCGGGTGGCCCGGGAGATCGTCACTGCTGCTCTCGCCGCCGGACAGTCTGTCTGA
- a CDS encoding YciI family protein has product MKVMVFIKATQESEAGVMPSEQLLSEMGKYNEALVKAGIMLAGEGLHPSSRGARVRFSGTSRSVIDGPFTETKELIAGFWIWQVQSMEEAIDWVKRCPCPMEGESEIEIRPLFEAGDFGEAFTPELREQEERLRSEVEKRGYA; this is encoded by the coding sequence ATGAAAGTCATGGTTTTCATCAAAGCCACCCAGGAGTCCGAGGCCGGTGTGATGCCCAGCGAGCAACTGCTGAGCGAGATGGGGAAGTACAACGAAGCCCTGGTCAAGGCGGGAATTATGCTCGCCGGCGAGGGGTTGCATCCCAGTTCCAGGGGGGCGCGCGTGCGCTTCTCCGGTACCAGTCGCAGTGTCATCGACGGACCTTTTACGGAGACCAAGGAACTGATTGCTGGTTTTTGGATCTGGCAGGTGCAGTCGATGGAGGAGGCCATCGACTGGGTCAAACGCTGTCCCTGCCCGATGGAAGGCGAATCTGAAATCGAGATTCGCCCGCTCTTCGAGGCCGGCGACTTCGGGGAAGCCTTCACGCCCGAACTGCGGGAACAGGAGGAGCGGCTCCGCAGCGAGGTCGAAAAACGCGGCTACGCCTGA
- a CDS encoding RNA polymerase sigma factor codes for MLENPADQIRGRIDDIYRFESRRIFASLIRLLGDFELAEEAMHEAFTAAIEQWPRDGLPANPRTWLVSVGRFRGIDALRRRTRFDASVVRLARQLDAHGTAPDGDEDVEDDRLRLIFTCCHPVLSREAQVAMTLREVCGLTTAAVASAFLVAPAALAQRLVRAKARLREASIPYQVPSAADLPERLDRVLQVIYLVFNEGYLAAAGAALTRADLMAEAIRLGRVLLELLPQAEVAGLLGLLLLQESRRAARTASTGDVVLLEDQDRTLWNQPQIAEGRALVQQALASGRFGRYTLQAAIAAVHATAPSVEATDWARVVALYDLLAQVEPSPVIDLNRAVAVAMRDGPLAGLELIDALLSRGELAHYYLAHAARADLCRRLGRTAEAKTSYRRALALVKQEAERRFLERRLREMG; via the coding sequence ATGCTGGAGAACCCTGCCGATCAGATACGCGGGCGGATAGACGATATCTACCGCTTTGAATCGCGTCGCATCTTCGCAAGCCTGATCCGCCTGCTGGGGGACTTTGAGCTGGCCGAGGAGGCCATGCACGAAGCTTTCACCGCCGCCATCGAGCAATGGCCACGGGACGGCCTACCTGCCAACCCGCGAACGTGGCTGGTGTCGGTGGGCCGCTTCAGGGGGATCGATGCCCTTCGGCGGCGCACCCGCTTCGACGCCTCGGTTGTCCGACTCGCCCGGCAACTAGACGCCCACGGCACTGCGCCCGATGGAGACGAGGATGTCGAGGACGACCGATTGCGCCTGATTTTTACCTGCTGTCATCCTGTCCTATCCAGGGAAGCGCAGGTGGCGATGACCCTGCGGGAAGTGTGCGGGCTGACGACCGCAGCTGTCGCAAGTGCCTTTCTCGTTGCTCCCGCCGCCCTGGCCCAGCGGCTCGTGCGCGCCAAAGCGCGGCTGCGCGAGGCGTCCATTCCGTACCAGGTGCCGTCTGCAGCCGACCTGCCTGAACGCTTGGACAGGGTGCTCCAGGTGATCTACTTGGTGTTCAACGAGGGGTACCTGGCCGCCGCCGGTGCCGCCCTGACGCGGGCGGATCTTATGGCAGAAGCCATTCGTCTGGGGCGAGTGCTCCTGGAACTTCTGCCGCAGGCCGAGGTGGCGGGGCTCCTCGGCCTGCTGCTGTTGCAAGAATCGCGGCGCGCCGCCCGCACTGCGTCGACGGGCGATGTGGTCCTGCTTGAGGATCAAGACCGTACCCTCTGGAACCAGCCGCAGATCGCCGAGGGCAGGGCGCTGGTGCAGCAGGCTTTGGCGTCGGGCCGGTTCGGTCGGTACACGCTCCAGGCGGCCATCGCGGCGGTGCATGCCACAGCACCGAGTGTCGAGGCAACCGACTGGGCCCGGGTCGTCGCCCTCTACGACCTGCTCGCCCAGGTGGAACCGTCGCCAGTCATCGACTTGAATCGGGCGGTGGCGGTGGCGATGCGCGACGGCCCCCTGGCGGGGTTGGAGCTGATCGACGCCCTCTTATCCCGGGGAGAGCTGGCGCACTACTACCTCGCCCATGCGGCACGGGCCGACCTGTGTCGGCGGCTGGGCAGGACCGCCGAGGCAAAGACGTCCTACCGGCGCGCCCTCGCCCTGGTGAAACAGGAAGCTGAGCGGCGTTTCCTCGAAAGACGCCTACGGGAGATGGGCTGA